A single genomic interval of Lactococcus sp. S-13 harbors:
- a CDS encoding biotin transporter BioY, with the protein MKTQTLTIIALGTAIIAALSPLAIPIGIVPVTLQTLAIGLVATVLKPRETFLSILLYLLLGFIGLPVFTGGASGIAVLFGPTGGFLVAFLLMGTFISWALHKVHYSPLPALIINIIGHLLMLVIGTMWLKYFTQVDWTIALKLGFTPFIIVEIVKAILVTVFGLALIRALSHTNKYFTN; encoded by the coding sequence ATGAAAACTCAAACCCTCACTATCATTGCTCTTGGCACGGCAATTATTGCTGCCCTCTCGCCCTTAGCGATTCCTATTGGTATCGTCCCTGTCACTCTCCAAACCCTAGCCATTGGGCTTGTCGCCACTGTTCTCAAGCCTCGCGAGACTTTTCTTTCGATTCTCCTTTATCTCCTCCTTGGCTTCATTGGCCTGCCGGTCTTCACTGGAGGTGCTTCTGGGATTGCTGTTCTTTTTGGGCCAACTGGAGGTTTTCTGGTTGCTTTTCTCCTCATGGGAACCTTTATTTCTTGGGCGCTCCACAAAGTTCATTATAGCCCTCTGCCCGCTTTGATAATCAATATCATTGGTCACCTCCTCATGCTGGTTATTGGCACGATGTGGCTCAAATATTTCACCCAAGTAGACTGGACAATTGCTCTGAAACTTGGCTTTACACCGTTCATCATCGTTGAGATTGTCAAAGCCATTCTCGTCACAGTCTTTGGTCTAGCCCTGATTCGTGCCCTCTCACACACCAACAAATACTTTACAAACTAG
- a CDS encoding aminoacyl-tRNA deacylase translates to MAKKQKLKKTLVDQILDKAKIEHSSLAINALEEGGLPLNIERSDIYKTLALIGDKTGPIIGILPLTEHLSEKKLAKVSGNKKVSMIPQKDLQKTTGYVHGANNPVGIWQNKKFPIFIDNIALEHDLIICSAGEIGRSIQIAPRLLGDFVHAQFVEIREIN, encoded by the coding sequence ATGGCAAAAAAGCAAAAATTAAAGAAAACCCTTGTTGATCAAATTCTAGACAAAGCTAAAATTGAACACAGCAGTCTTGCAATCAATGCGCTAGAAGAAGGCGGATTACCCTTAAACATTGAACGCAGCGACATTTACAAAACGCTGGCGCTCATTGGCGACAAGACTGGCCCCATCATCGGCATTTTGCCTCTGACCGAACACCTCTCTGAAAAAAAATTGGCGAAAGTTTCCGGCAATAAAAAAGTCAGCATGATTCCGCAAAAAGACTTGCAAAAAACAACCGGCTATGTTCACGGCGCCAATAATCCTGTCGGCATCTGGCAGAACAAAAAATTTCCTATTTTTATTGATAATATCGCTCTTGAACACGATCTTATCATCTGCTCCGCAGGCGAAATCGGACGGAGTATCCAGATAGCACCACGCCTGTTAGGTGATTTTGTTCACGCCCAATTTGTTGAGATTCGCGAAATAAACTAA
- a CDS encoding YdbC family protein, with protein sequence MADKLKFEIIEELIVLSENAKGWRKELNRVSWNDAEPKYDLRTWSPDHEKMGKGITLSDEEFAVLLKELGNK encoded by the coding sequence ATGGCTGATAAATTAAAATTTGAAATTATCGAAGAATTGATTGTGCTTTCGGAGAATGCTAAAGGTTGGCGTAAAGAGTTGAACCGGGTGTCTTGGAATGACGCTGAGCCGAAGTATGATTTGCGCACTTGGTCACCAGATCACGAAAAAATGGGCAAGGGAATCACTTTGTCTGATGAGGAATTTGCTGTGCTTTTGAAAGAGCTGGGAAATAAATAA
- a CDS encoding MetQ/NlpA family ABC transporter substrate-binding protein — protein MNPRNRNILIAAVVVVIIAVAAFFGLSHKSTNKTATSADKTVKIGVMTGTKEDDTIWNTVAKTAKDKYGITLKFTHFTDYTQPNTALKNGEIDLNAFQHYAFLNAWNKANKGTLTAIGDTVISPIRLYSKKLTSLDQIKDGDTIAVPNDASNESRSLYVLKAAGLIKLDVSGSTLATVKDISSNPKNLNIKELDAAQTPRALDSVAGAVINDDFATTANLTAKEAIFTEPVNKDSQQWINIIVANKKDVNNKVYKDVVKAYETSATKKAIEKAYPDKSKIPAWGLDLK, from the coding sequence ATGAATCCAAGAAATCGAAATATTTTGATTGCTGCCGTTGTTGTTGTCATCATTGCGGTTGCTGCTTTCTTTGGCTTGAGCCATAAATCAACGAACAAAACGGCGACAAGCGCTGATAAAACAGTCAAAATTGGTGTGATGACTGGAACAAAAGAAGATGATACAATTTGGAACACTGTGGCTAAAACAGCGAAAGACAAATATGGTATCACTTTGAAATTCACGCATTTTACAGATTACACACAACCAAATACAGCCCTTAAAAATGGCGAAATTGACTTGAATGCTTTCCAACATTATGCTTTCTTGAACGCTTGGAATAAAGCAAACAAAGGAACTTTGACAGCGATTGGGGACACAGTTATTTCACCAATTCGTCTTTATTCAAAAAAATTAACTTCTTTGGATCAGATCAAAGATGGTGATACCATTGCAGTACCAAATGATGCGTCAAATGAAAGCCGCTCACTTTACGTGTTGAAAGCAGCTGGTTTGATCAAACTGGATGTTTCTGGAAGCACATTGGCTACGGTTAAAGATATTAGCTCAAATCCAAAAAACTTGAATATCAAAGAACTTGATGCAGCTCAAACACCACGCGCACTTGATTCTGTCGCTGGCGCTGTCATCAATGATGACTTTGCAACAACGGCTAATTTAACTGCAAAAGAAGCGATTTTCACTGAGCCTGTCAACAAAGATAGCCAACAGTGGATTAACATTATCGTTGCCAACAAAAAAGATGTCAACAATAAAGTTTACAAAGACGTTGTGAAAGCTTATGAAACAAGCGCAACGAAAAAAGCAATTGAAAAAGCTTATCCAGATAAAAGCAAAATCCCAGCTTGGGGTTTGGATTTGAAATAA
- a CDS encoding MetQ/NlpA family ABC transporter substrate-binding protein, with product MNPKVRKIIVGLALLVIVGGAVGLFVSRQEGAKKSAASNTVKLGLMPGGKQEDIIWKQVQKNAKDQYGITIKFVNFTDGDQPNKALVNHEIDLNAFQHYAYLKSWNKVNNGNIVSIGDTIITPIHLYSTKYKKVADIPDGSTIAIPSDVTNESRALYLLKNAGLIKLDTSRGALATVKDIVANPKKLQVKELDASQTARALSSVAASVINYNFAISAKIPAHASIFAEPLNADSAQWINFIAANKADKNNKTYKKVVKAYEQANISALIKKEYPDAGELPAWNLKL from the coding sequence ATGAATCCTAAAGTTCGAAAAATCATTGTGGGACTTGCACTTTTGGTCATCGTTGGTGGGGCAGTTGGTCTTTTCGTCTCAAGACAGGAAGGGGCGAAAAAATCAGCAGCCAGCAATACGGTCAAATTGGGCCTGATGCCTGGGGGAAAACAAGAAGACATCATCTGGAAGCAAGTTCAAAAAAATGCTAAAGATCAATATGGAATCACGATAAAATTTGTGAATTTCACAGATGGAGATCAGCCCAATAAAGCGCTAGTTAATCACGAAATTGACCTCAATGCTTTCCAACATTATGCATATTTAAAATCATGGAATAAAGTTAATAATGGAAATATTGTGTCCATTGGTGATACAATAATTACACCGATTCATTTATATTCGACAAAATACAAAAAAGTGGCGGATATTCCTGACGGAAGTACAATTGCGATTCCGAGCGACGTGACCAACGAAAGTCGGGCGCTTTATCTGCTGAAAAATGCTGGTTTGATTAAGCTTGACACTTCGCGCGGTGCTTTGGCGACAGTCAAAGATATCGTAGCCAATCCGAAAAAACTGCAAGTCAAAGAACTTGATGCGTCGCAAACAGCGCGTGCACTCAGTTCCGTTGCGGCTTCAGTCATCAACTATAATTTTGCAATTTCGGCGAAAATTCCCGCTCATGCCTCAATTTTTGCTGAACCTTTGAACGCTGATTCTGCGCAATGGATCAATTTCATTGCCGCCAATAAAGCAGACAAAAATAACAAAACTTACAAAAAAGTTGTCAAAGCCTATGAGCAAGCCAACATTTCAGCGCTCATCAAAAAAGAATATCCAGACGCAGGCGAATTGCCCGCATGGAATCTAAAATTATAA
- a CDS encoding MetQ/NlpA family ABC transporter substrate-binding protein: MNPRNRNLLIAIIVVVIVAVGGFFALNHKGKSNQAATQKTVTVGIMSGNKQEQSIWKTVAATAKAKYDLKLKFVYFTDYNQPNEALLSGDIDVNAFQSYNYVETWNKAHKSDIVSVGNTFITPMHIYSKQLTKLADLKAGSTVAIPNDPSNESRALFVLQSAGLLKLNTTDVSKLVSLTDITENPHQLKVKEVDASQTPRALDSVAISVVNYNYATAASLPKSESIFMEPLNKASAQYINFIATTSKQKNNKTFKEVAKAYATKATAKEMKVQYPDGGEIPAWNLKL; the protein is encoded by the coding sequence ATGAATCCTAGGAATCGGAATTTACTTATTGCAATTATTGTTGTCGTCATTGTAGCGGTGGGTGGTTTCTTCGCACTAAATCATAAAGGCAAATCAAACCAAGCAGCAACGCAAAAAACGGTTACCGTAGGGATTATGAGCGGTAATAAACAAGAACAAAGCATCTGGAAAACTGTGGCGGCCACAGCCAAAGCAAAATATGATTTGAAGCTCAAATTTGTTTATTTCACGGATTATAATCAGCCCAATGAGGCCCTACTTTCTGGCGATATTGATGTGAATGCTTTCCAATCTTATAATTACGTTGAAACATGGAATAAAGCGCATAAGAGTGATATTGTATCGGTTGGAAATACGTTCATTACGCCAATGCATATTTATTCGAAGCAACTCACAAAATTGGCTGATTTAAAAGCAGGTTCAACCGTAGCTATTCCAAACGATCCTTCAAATGAAAGCCGAGCTTTGTTTGTTTTACAAAGTGCTGGTCTGCTCAAATTGAACACGACAGACGTCAGCAAATTGGTCAGCTTGACGGATATTACGGAAAATCCGCACCAATTGAAAGTCAAAGAAGTGGACGCTAGCCAAACGCCACGTGCTCTTGATTCAGTAGCTATTTCTGTGGTCAATTACAATTATGCCACAGCTGCCAGCTTGCCAAAATCAGAATCAATCTTCATGGAGCCTTTGAACAAAGCCTCTGCGCAATACATCAACTTCATTGCCACAACAAGTAAGCAAAAAAACAACAAAACTTTCAAAGAAGTCGCCAAAGCTTATGCCACAAAAGCCACAGCCAAAGAAATGAAAGTTCAATATCCAGATGGCGGAGAAATTCCAGCATGGAACTTGAAGTTGTGA
- the thiT gene encoding energy-coupled thiamine transporter ThiT: MSNSKFNIRLLTEIAFMAALAFVISLIPNTVYGWIIIEIACIPILLLSLRRGLAAGAFGGLIWGILALITGHAYILTLTQAGLEYLIAPVCLGLAGLFAQKTTKLKLFPVLSGIFIAVLVKYFFHFLAGIIFWSQYAWKGWGAVAYSLAVNGISGILTAVAAGIILSIFVKKFPKIFQTK; this comes from the coding sequence ATGTCTAATTCTAAATTCAACATCCGCCTACTGACGGAAATTGCTTTCATGGCAGCACTCGCCTTCGTGATCAGCCTGATTCCCAACACGGTTTATGGCTGGATTATCATTGAGATTGCCTGTATTCCGATTTTGCTTTTAAGCTTGCGGCGAGGCCTCGCGGCTGGAGCGTTCGGTGGCTTAATCTGGGGAATTTTAGCCCTTATTACTGGTCATGCTTATATTTTGACGCTCACTCAAGCCGGACTGGAATATCTTATTGCTCCAGTTTGCCTTGGATTAGCGGGACTTTTCGCTCAAAAAACTACAAAGCTCAAACTTTTTCCTGTCCTCAGCGGAATCTTCATCGCTGTTCTGGTCAAATATTTTTTCCATTTTTTGGCAGGGATTATTTTTTGGAGCCAGTACGCTTGGAAAGGCTGGGGAGCCGTTGCTTATTCTCTTGCTGTCAATGGAATCAGTGGCATCTTGACCGCAGTCGCAGCCGGTATCATCTTGAGTATTTTCGTCAAAAAATTTCCTAAAATCTTTCAAACAAAATAA
- a CDS encoding DUF3397 domain-containing protein — protein sequence MFTKVLMALYPFITFIALVFIFKFFRLRRLTNRKLKIPDVLTLFLILGIHLFSKNITSISILPYYILIISGLALTLLLLDLFYYKRFTYRRFLKLWWRLTFIITLIIYIVLTVMIFV from the coding sequence ATGTTTACAAAAGTTCTCATGGCGCTTTATCCTTTTATCACGTTTATTGCGCTCGTTTTCATCTTCAAATTTTTTCGGCTCCGTCGTTTGACGAATCGAAAATTGAAAATTCCAGACGTTTTGACCCTTTTTCTCATCTTAGGTATCCATCTTTTTTCTAAAAATATAACCAGCATTAGCATTTTGCCCTACTATATCCTCATCATTTCTGGCTTAGCACTGACCTTGCTGCTGCTTGATTTATTTTATTACAAACGGTTCACCTATCGCAGATTTCTCAAACTCTGGTGGCGCCTAACATTTATCATTACCCTGATCATCTATATTGTTCTCACCGTGATGATTTTTGTCTAA